Below is a genomic region from Nilaparvata lugens isolate BPH chromosome 8, ASM1435652v1, whole genome shotgun sequence.
GGAAAAGGTCTTGCTTTCGAAAATTGCGAAGCTCTCTTGCAATCCAAAAAATGAATAcggtaatttaaaaatattcactGTGAAATATAATATGTCGTAATCTATGATAGAATTTCAAGTAGTAAATCGTCAAGGAAAAAGCATCAAATTCCATAAATTTACAATTTCTCCTTCACATTAgcttttaataattgaaataaaaacgcTTTCTGCTTCCAATGAAGTGAAATACATGTGATGTTTCATGTCTTTATCAACATAAAAATCATTTGACCATTGGAAGTCACTCAGTTGCAATcgttttgtaattttttatgtCATTCATCCGGAAATgtgattcattcaataaaaaacaAGGTTGCCCATTAAAATTTCATTGATTGTTCAATAGTTTaggaaaatacaataaataatttgcCCGGAAACTTTATTTGACACTATTCTAAGATAACAGAATAGAGtactttgaatattttggtTAAATATGATACAGAGTTACAAATTTATGGATAACTTCTATTGAGATTTTCCCAATACAATGATAGGCCTAATCATTAGAGTAGCTTGTTCCGATATAAAGCATGAACGAACGTAGCTGCAATTTATATGGAGTACAATATCTACATCTACACCTTCTTTATCCAATCGTACTATATTGATAAGCAATGTGAGAACTGCTCCAATTGATAATGTCTAACCACATTTGACTTGTTTGAACATGATTCACCACAGTTTCACACAAGAAAAAATACGAAACACTTCTCAAGTCTGTGAATGCATGAGAGTGGATTATGAAAACCGACTCTCAGGAAGTGGTACGTATTCTATAAACGACGGtggcaataataataaattgctttgaatagttattttattttattaattggattgaatatatttattggGTAAAAGCGTCTATGAGGTGAGGGAGAGAAGTTTTGAAGGAGAGTAGTTGATTTTAATTGCTCTAATAATAATGAATCCCTTTCATATGTTAGCATATTGAATTTTCAGAAATGACGAATACTTGATATTCTGTTAACAAACATTGCATATTCATTGATCATGAAATAAGTTGATTTTCTCTAATAATATTGGCCTAATTTATAGTTACAGTATAATACAGTCTTGCGTTAAAAATGAAGTAATCAAATGATCCAATTTGACGCAATCAAATAATGAACTGCTTCATGAACTCGACGGAGTTCCAAGTGCCgaagattaaattattaattcctCACAGTTATAACTTCTCTAAATTCGAGGCAActcaaaatatatttcaaatttatattttgactTATATTAAAACTAAATATGAAGTAAGAATGATTTCACAGAGGATATATAGTATGGATGGGTTATTTATTCCAGAACAATAGGAATAGGCAGGCCTACAAAGTATGTTTTTTCACTTCTGATTAAAGACGAATATACATCAAAGGCACAAAACCCCAGTTTTTCTATAGTATATTATTCATTTGGCGGGAAATAATTCTAGTAATTTCAAATCCTAGTTCAGGTGGGAGAGAAGTGAATAATAATAGAACAgttttataaaatacaaatttatttgaGATCAAACAAATATTGCTAGAATAACATTTCactttcaacaaaaaataaggcttatatttcaaataagaataataCAATCTATTGCTATTAATGGAATAATTATAGATGTAGTCTGCTATTTCATTTGTTActattgttttaaaataagagGAAAGCAATTTCGGAATAAATATctgaaataaatagataaatgtataaaatattcaatctgatgataacatcatatatattaaaatagaaaccttttcaaatagaaaacggcaatgttgataaaaatgagacAAGACACAAAcatatatattgtataaatattttctaatgacaataatattgtgaataataatctattgatttgattaaaaatgttTCTGTGAAAAAACATAAATTCGTCAGGTTTACAGTTTGACAATTAGATTCACTGGATTTTCTCTATTCcgaaaattagtaaaattctgtaatattaataatacatggaTTTATCATTTTACTAAGGttgatatgaaaataatttttgaagtttAGTAGAACATTTTCAAAGTATCTTTTAAGTATATCTAATTTCTCTCATCTTACAAGTCAAGATGAACATAATGGcacaatagaataaaatcaacATAGCCTGAATGGTTCTTTTGAAAATTAGGTTaatgatatattaaaaaaatcagaatGGGTTCAAATTCACAGGAGATTCCAAGTGACTATTGTTTTACTATTTGGGAATAGTCATTCTCAATTGATTGTAggtgattattgataattgaaatacaatacttcttcttctaagaaattaatttcaagtaCCGATACACCACAATACTGCAAGAATTggattctcaatattattgattgttaATAGAGTTCAATTGGCATCAAATAGAGATTGATATGCATGTATACAGATATGCAGACTACTTATACTCTCTCAAGCTTTTCCAAACAGCATGATTCTTATGGAGTGTTACTAATTGAAGTAGTGCTTGTACAATGGTCTCTTTTCAAATGCAGCATTTGCAGTCTCGGACTCCCATAAATGGTACAGCCATATGGCCTGACTGCAGTCCATGTCTGCATAAGGGGTTAGCGTGTGTTCTCTGGAAAGAGTGATGAGAAATGCTATTCCTCTTTGGGGCAAGATGAGTAGAGTGTAGGAGCAACAGAGAAGGAAACACATTTAGAAAGAAAGGAATCCTGCAGAAAGTCATCTTACAAGCACATTACAATGGAAGGATAAGTTGGGTATCCAAGgttcatgaataaaatatcaaGAGGCCGGGCTGTTCGGTTTTCTATTGTAAAGAAATGTGGAGTGATGACGTGAGTGAACCTTTAGAAATGATAGAGCAAGGAACATGGCTGTATTTGTAAGTACAAACTTGAACGCTAATCATTGAgcaataattatcctttcattCATGTGTTATGTTTAAGAACCTATTcgattcacaaaaaataatgattatcatttttattctattcttataaATTGATACTTTCGATACAAGGGCTCTTTGGATTTAATCTGATAATGCATATTTGACCTGCTTCATGAGTTTTATCAATTACATCTCATGtgaacttgaatgaaaattgGATTTAGATTAGCATTGAAatctcaaaaaatattttttgagaaattaataacaaattaaaatttaaatgaaaatagtaATTATCTAAATGTGAGAAACAAAGAAATAGACTGTATCAATGATATATCTATGACTGAAAGATGTATCATTCATAGATccatataatattaaaatgttttattccaATAGCATTAACATTGAAGTCTTCAATGAGCAACTTAAATTTATTTATGCTCAACTCTATCTAAAAAACTCAACTGATCTTATATTCCTAATATATATACTTCACCTATTATTTACATACGTACACGTGTATATTTTATATACATAGATGATTTTTCGTTTTTATTTACACCAAAAATACATAGTCAAAGctcaataatttttctatttattatttgattaaaagGTTTTTTCAAAAGGCCAAAGTTGAAAGTAATCTATTTTGAGATACTCAATTACTGAATTATTATGGCAGCAGAAAATAGTATTCTTTATAACATCTAGCTTCATAAACTAACAAAGtacaacaaaatataataatcaacaacatttcaaagagAAAAGAGTTCAAAGTTGATAGTTCTCTAGAGAAAGATAACTGATTTGGCACTATGAATTCACTAAAAcagagaataaaataaaacatataaagaGAATTACAACTAATAAACCATAGGCTATACTTATGTTAAAGAAATTAGTGTGTTGTTTGACCATTCTTGTCAACTATTAATTGAAACTTTGGATTAAAAAAGCACTTTTGAAGTAAAAATACTCACTTTTTAGCAGTGTCTGTAGATGACCCACAAGTCGAAACGTCGTAACTGCTGAAAAGTAAGTTTTTctacttcaaaagtgttttttatattcaacgttcatataaattattatcacgAGTTGAAGGGAAAACAATGAACAATCAAGATACTTAGTAATACTGCACTAAATACACTTTAAAGTTCAAAAACCTATCTATCTGAAAATAATCAAAAGattacacaaataaataaaatattgttgatataAGATATTTTTCTGTCTGTACAAAAACAAGAAGTATCCACcaacaaaattaataacaaGCATAAAAACTTTACAATGCATAGAGAATATCCtgaaataatatgagaaaaatgttttcaaagaCTTATTTAATAAACAATTGAAAACCTTAATAAGATGGTAGATTGCACATAATATTGGAAATAACACACCCTGGCATTGCTCtccaaatattcaattcaaataagttATCTACATTATAATGTGGAATGTAGCATTTCCTTTACTGTCCACTTATTTTTATAcagtaatttacaaatttacaagGAAAATATGTACACCcttgatattatataaaattattaaaagtaGATGACTTAATCAATTTGTAAAGAATGGAGGAGTATATTAATAAATTGAGCAATAAATCAAATTTGACGCAGATTCCAGAATAAGAAATGGTCTGTATCTCAATTGTgttgattttaatattataaaagagGAAGATaccttattttcaaaaataaatattgacagTATGGCACCAAATTAACAGAATAGGTATACTATTTTAACAACCTTGATTTTTATTAATGACCTCTCAGGCCATCCAGGATTCAGGATTGTAACAAGGGGGTAGGTACCAAAAGAACCAGTGTTCACCTCCCAGAATATGAATGTCATCTTTTATTGGAAGTATCATCTTATCTAATGTCAATATTGAGCATGCAAGAGAACTAAATCCAAGTTCCAAGGTATTGGAAAACAAACTGAGTTCCACTAATAATTTATAGGGATTGAATCTAATGAATTCCAGCTTACTTTCAAAGTAATTACCGTTGTTAACCATTCCATAAGTATtgtttttataagttttttgaGATGATAGCACCCTAATAATGTACAAAAAATGTACACACAACTGAATGCACAATACGGTAGTGtgttctttaaaaaaatgaatacatGGTAATCAAGGTATGGGTAATAATAAGTCATGCAACAAATCAACTATACAACAAACAATGCGCGCTGCCTTTAGCGTTCTCACTCCGCACCACATCAATCCAGTCCTCTAGTCTTGGTGCACAACGTAGCACCAAGTCACCAAGTTTTCTACGCGCCATGAAAACAAATTCACCAGCTCCGTGCCTGGCCCCGCAGTGCTGTGGCACCTGTAGGCGAACTGTGACATTATGTTTGTCGGTGTCGGACGTTGACTGTGTCCTGTCTTTGTGTTTGTCGCCGTCCGTCGTTGACTGAGTCCTGTCTATCTCGTTGCTGGCTAGATCCTCGGCCAGGGAGCTCAGCTCGTCGGGCGTCGACTCCCGCAGGTGCTTGGTCACTTTCACGGTGATCTCAGACACTTTCAGATCATCGAGATTCTCCACGCCTCGTATGATGCCTCTTGTAACTGTTGATGAAAAGGAgaatatattacaaaatggaCAACATgctggaaaaaaattattaataacatacCCACTACTAGTAGGTATGGTAATAATATAGGTATTACTACTATAGGTATGATAGTACCTACTACTATAGTTATGGTTAATAACATACCTACTACTActagtaggtaggcctactttaaTTGAAGTGATATAATTCATATCTTTCCTTCCCTTGCTCCACTTGCATAGGTAAGTTGGGTACGGTACCGTAGCGTTTTAGATCACAAAACAATATTTGAGGTATCCAGActttataatttctataatataagACTCTATTAGTTTCATCAATGATTgttgaaacaagaatgaaaattGGAGAATAGATAGTTTGGAATAGGAATGCTGAGAAGAAATATCAAAGAGAgatattataacaatattaacAATTCATTactaaaaaataccaaaatatggATCATAGTGGCATAGAGCATAACATGAAGAAATACAAAAGAATTCAGGTGAAGTTCAAGGATAACTTTATAACCCCAGTCAAGTAAAAGTTGTTCGCTGGCTGTTAGTACTGGGTTCACTTGGAATTGAGGGCTCTTAGAACTAATATTATCCCTCCGACTTATAAAAGTGTGTTTATCTGCTGGGATGACAGAGATGCCCTTTATGCTCTCCTTGACTGCACAACCAGATGACGCACCTTGTCACTAAataaggagatgaagaagaaagagaaagcgaAATGATTGAGAGGAATAGAGATATGACAAGGAGGAAGCGAGAGGAGAATATCAGGTCATGTACTGGTGCTGGTGGTAAGTTTGAGAGGGAAAAGTCTCCCCAGCACAAGCAGCTGTGATAATACGGTGGCTCTTGACTTGAGATCTTGAGAATCAGGCAGTTTAGAAAAAACTCCTTATCTATGTCCAGAAAGGCTGCAGTGAACGATAATGTGGTTCAACTGCAGTATACCTATATACTACACATAAAAACTACATGTTTTTATTCGAAGCGTATTTCTAGAATTCTCTCTTTTGTATAAAGTTACAAATAAGTAATGTCTTTTCGAataatgatattcaacaaatcacttcacttgtatgggttttctattattgaaaaacacaatataaaaacctattgaataatatcattCTTTAATATTATCTTTTACAATTAAATTTCCATAGACCtaatcaatttgtaatttttattattcctaTGCAAAATATAGGCTACAGTGAATTTCTTTTTTCCTTACATTacagtatttctttttatttcttatttttttctttacaTTACTCTAATTTCTTTACAGTACAGTATATACAGTATTTAGATATACAGGCTTTGTTATACATTATATAGTAGTAGacttttaaattttatcaaaactaATTTTTATGTTCACTCCGTATTATTTGACTTCAGCGTGATTTTGAACTAACacattaccatagagaaaagatagcataagaagataacccatggtatagggtgttccAAATTTCCCTGTTAATTCAAGTAGTTATTGAGAAATTTCTTAACTTTTagtatagttattttttaaattaatttgtaaaaCTTGAATTATAAACTTACCTAGATCACTCGAACAGAACGCATGCGTCATTTCTTCGTTTGTACACGGTCTGCATtctggaaaaaaataaaaaataaataaacttgtgCAACAAAAGTTGCCCTGCTGTAAACCGTACTTATTTGAGCCACAAACATATCTTATGGTTATTCGCGCCTATATTAATATTACATAGTGCCTCGCTAACCACTAATGTTCAGACTTTAAACAGAGAAGACACTGAATTGTAAGATTTATTTGGAAGCTTGTAATGAGTTTTACAAAAACGGTTAGAACTGGGAGCTATTATTCATACCACAAAAACAAATCTCTATGTTGAACAGTGCGTTGTCATAAATAATCCAGCAGAGAAGCCGTATTGGCGGTGCATAAACTGAAATTGAAAGGCCAGAAATGTAAATCCAATACAAATTACTAATTTATGCATGGGAGACAAGAGGTATGGTTTTCTGGAGGCgacttttgaaatgaaaagcagGGAGAGAGAAAACAGTGAGAAATAGAGAATAGACTGGATGAagagagaaggattcattaCAAAGTCAACTACTATTCTATGCAATACTACACCTAACCGTGATAAATTGGGGAGAACTAGAATTGAATATACAACCCACGTGTATTGTATCGTGAAAACAAGACGCTCATTAGAAGAGATCAGGTTATGAATGGAATGGAACAAATTTCGACCGATGAAGAAGTTTTAGACGCGCTACAAGAATTTGTAGTTCTTGAAGGCCTTGAGTTTTTTCCACTTTCGACTCTCTGTATCACCTAAATGAAAAACGAACACTGCTCGTTTCCAAGCAATTTGGGCACCGAATTGGAATATTATATGGTGATTGGATGCTGCATCAATTCTGGGCTATTTCATCTCTACGGCACCTACTACCCTGTTAAAGGAATTTGAGGAACGTGATGTAGCCACATCTTAATTATTTCTTAGTAGCAATTTCTCAGAGCTTAAAACTGCATGTATTCAGAAGTTTGTCTGTTGGATCGTAAATACTGTAGACGTGTAGACCAATAGAAACTCTTTGTTATGGGTTGGATTAAATTGTGCTCTAAATCGATTtaattggttaaaaatgcatgtttttctaaatttcaagttctATCAACTTTTCCAGGTTTAAAATAAGGTCTTCCAGACAAATCATACTTCTATCGGAAAATCtccattattattttccaaaaagGTTCACATATATTTTACTTAATAGAGAGGGATTTTCTCTGTATTGGATGACCTTGGCATTATTTGTCTTGAATAATCTTTTGTGAAGTCGGGaagatattttttaatgataatgCTAAATAAAGAGTTATAGCTGATTGACTCCTAATCAATTCACATTTTGATTGGattcattcaaatcaaaatgagaaaCATCATGAATGTACTAGAGAGGAACATCACGAAGAAAATAGACTAAGTATAACAAAACAGAGGTAGAGAGAGTGCTTGAGAGAGAAACAGAGAAGTTGGAGTACTAAACTAAATGCGGAAGGACGGACAAACATCTTAATTGGCGACTATGGGAGGCTAGAGCAAACTACTGGAGAAATATGACAAGCTGTTACGGttccagtctcaaaaatttaattGGACTTCGACTCCTCGAAATTAGTGGAGGGTGCTTTGTCTATATTTAGGACAACAAGCTGGACAAGGGCTTGGttatttcttctctctctacATTATATACTATTATATCTTCTTTCTattcctattcttccttctaaTATGCCCTACTAACTCATATCTTACTGTTGATATACTGAGTGTCTCACTTGTCAACCACCTGTTACAGTGAGAGTTGGAAACCCAATGAAGGTTACCAGTTTTGCGAAAAATGATCACTTTCTAGACAGAGACATACAGTACCCTGAAGGAAAGTTTCTAATTGGAATTATTCAATAGTGTTATAGCGTTGTTAGACTTGTAAAACATTTCACAAATACTACAGAATGTCAACAGCTAGcaagatcaattatttttaGCATCGATCAATGCAATGACAATGATCTTGTGATTATACTACTGTATACTTGAAATATGATTAATACAAACTGAAATAAAACGAGCCCTCTCTATTGCACGGTTCAACAACAGGTGAATAATATCTTtcattatatctgtatattattatcattgactAAGTCCAGTTGAACTGATATGTGATATCCAGATACCAACTCAATACCAAAAGATATTACTTGTTGCATGATGAAGATTGGAATACTTCTCATCGAACCTTAAAAATGGTCAATGGTTTCCTCCACAGACTTTGAATCAAAACTTTAAAAAGTTCTCCTACCAATCATAAATGTTCTCCGGAAAGTATCATCGactgaattgaatcaataaagtgAAATTACACTTTGGATAATAGTTCATGTATCACGTTCGCCTATGACTTGAATTGAGCCTCAAAACCTTAATATGAATGGTTAAGCTCATTATAGTATTGACAGAATCAAATCATAACCTCAACCGGATTTTGTTGAATGGTTACACACACGTAATGATTGACAGAGCTGAATCACAACCTTAAATATCGTACTACGCACATTGAGACGACATGAATACATGATAATATGAGTACCGGTATTTATGATGTGATGGAGGATGACGGGAAGCTGAGCTGAGATGATTCAAGTGGCATATGCCAACAACCAATAGTTGGTTTCCTGTGACCGACTATGAGCAGAGTAGGCCTAAAGAGTTAAGCCCTTCACTTCTCATCTTTGTTTTTTAGTTTTTACAGCTCTCGAGAAGGAGGCGTTGATTTGATACACATAGATATAGCATAATATACACAAactataattcattatattgGCTGCGTTGAAACTCGTTTAAATTGGGATTAGAAGTCAATGATGACAAATGATCGTTCGATTTTGAATTCGGTTTCGAAAGAATGCTTGCAAAGGCTTATGTATGAATTATATTGTACACGATATGAAACTTTGCTTTATTACGATGAGGCCTTCATTGCAAGGCCTAAATTTCATCCGATCACTTAATTTCTCacttttcttcaattattatattatattttactaactCAACCATCTATGAACCAACTTTTCACCATCTCAATTCATCTTTGCATTTACTTGAAGGACTTCATCTAAAATTTTAGCGTTCAACTCAATCatgtaattttcaaatttgaattttattttggaaAACTTGGTACTCTACAACAATGAGGTGAGATTTGAATTAGCTGGTGCATGTTACATTAATATCCCTCCCTGACACATTATTACAAATCATTACCGAAGATTAACAATTACTTACACTACTATAAACATTATTGAGATGATGAAGTGAACATGGTTTTTTATAAAAAGACGTTATTTTTAGTTGTTAAGTTCATTTTAAGctatctattattttaaatgttcaGAAAAATAGTATTACTCGTATAATAGACGAGTATTTCtttcttttataaaatatagtatatatttattaatagatgGTACGGTTTTTTTCGAATAAtagtacaaataataatattctatgaatTTACAGTAAAAATAATATCACAGTCTACCTTTTAAAAAGTAAGAACTTAAGGTAGGTGTAACAAGTAAAACTCAATTCCAACAGGATAGAGTGAAGTTTTTAAGTCCAGAATGAAGTtagaaattatttgttgatgCTCATTCGTAAGATTTCGGCAATTTTTGTCTATGACAATGCTATTTTCGTATGtcctataacttgtaaaaataaATGGTAATTGAGAAAAGTGTGACGTTGCTGACCTTGTGTGTGATCGTAGTAGGAGGGGCTGGGGGAGCGAGGCTGCGCCTCCAGGTCATAGTCGAATTGAGCCACTTGTCGCGGAAAGGTGGCCGGCGACTTGTGTAGCGCCTCCATGTACAGCGCCACTTGGCCGTGTCGCGAATAGAAACACTGCACTCTGTCAAAACAAATGAGAATGGCATAACAAGAGTTTTATCCGGTCTTTAAACAAATGCAAAAAGCTTACAATATCATCAATTCACAAACAGATTCAATAATATCGTTGTTATTATTCACGTATGAAGTCTCATTTCAAACTTTTAAGTCTCTTCATCTTTTCTCACTTGGTATTCGAAAGTGTTTCTCACTTCTGGTGTTTTTTTTGGCACTATCTTTTCTAACTATTTCTCAATATTGACAAATAGAACTACGCCATCTTATAGAGCATTCGTTT
It encodes:
- the LOC111047120 gene encoding meteorin-like protein → MVFTTLNFGGRGSSPGAFQIIVSVIVLLILTPVMSFVLGEECDWSGSGLGHNAERGVTPVYLRCGMGRVSWVYPGGALRVLLRLGSSGRQFRGCIKASPDFAGARLFLEGPRGLVPLLDPHPSPRVQCFYSRHGQVALYMEALHKSPATFPRQVAQFDYDLEAQPRSPSPSYYDHTQECRPCTNEEMTHAFCSSDLVTRGIIRGVENLDDLKVSEITVKVTKHLRESTPDELSSLAEDLASNEIDRTQSTTDGDKHKDRTQSTSDTDKHNVTVRLQVPQHCGARHGAGEFVFMARRKLGDLVLRCAPRLEDWIDVVRSENAKGSAHCLLYS